A window of the Nitrospirota bacterium genome harbors these coding sequences:
- a CDS encoding response regulator: MATFRNTETSKGDFTRKSAAADKGGSMGSKLEERRRPAPLRCGDGERNVREERHRPAPRCSGDGEKNQYEKRRRQSQKMEAIGRLAGGIAHDFNNLLTVILGHGQFVMRRLPSDDPVRLEVQQIVRSAERAAALTRQLLTFSRQQSVHAEVIDLNVIVENMSKLLRSLVGEDIAIEVGLGAGIGKIHADPSQVEQVLMNLAVNARDAMPMGGRISIETQNVEFDSAYVSQHPEAKPGLHVMLAVSDTGHGMDGETLSRVFEPFFTTKAKGEGTGLGLATVYGIAKQCGGHVSVYSEPDRGATFKVFFPRASAGGAPCGVEAKQKPAESATETILLVEDERMVRDLAARFLTATGYTVIEAADGIEAFRALESHNGPVHLLITDMVMPRMGGIEVVQRLREKLPEIRVLYMSGYTERRMASNGNRTPGADFIQKPFTLDGLALKVREALDARTRANGAGSAEKTRERDGMAC, translated from the coding sequence ATGGCCACGTTCAGAAACACGGAAACGTCGAAAGGTGATTTCACCCGCAAGTCCGCCGCGGCGGACAAGGGTGGAAGCATGGGATCGAAACTGGAGGAGAGGAGACGTCCCGCTCCGCTCCGCTGCGGGGACGGTGAAAGGAACGTGCGTGAAGAGCGGCACCGCCCCGCGCCGCGTTGCTCTGGGGACGGCGAGAAGAATCAATATGAGAAACGACGCCGGCAATCCCAAAAGATGGAGGCGATCGGGCGGCTGGCGGGCGGGATCGCACACGACTTCAACAATCTCCTGACGGTCATCCTAGGACACGGCCAGTTCGTCATGCGCCGTCTACCGTCGGACGATCCGGTTCGGCTTGAAGTTCAGCAGATCGTCCGATCTGCCGAACGCGCTGCGGCCCTCACGCGCCAGCTTCTCACCTTCAGCCGCCAACAGTCGGTCCACGCCGAGGTCATCGATCTCAACGTCATCGTCGAGAACATGAGCAAACTTCTCCGGAGCCTTGTAGGGGAGGACATCGCCATTGAGGTCGGCTTGGGGGCCGGCATCGGAAAGATCCATGCAGACCCCAGCCAGGTGGAGCAGGTTCTCATGAACCTCGCGGTGAATGCGCGCGATGCGATGCCGATGGGAGGCCGCATCTCGATCGAGACCCAGAACGTCGAGTTCGACTCAGCCTACGTGTCTCAGCATCCCGAGGCGAAGCCGGGACTCCATGTCATGCTGGCGGTGAGCGATACGGGGCATGGGATGGATGGTGAGACCCTCTCGCGGGTGTTCGAACCGTTCTTCACCACCAAGGCGAAGGGGGAGGGCACCGGTTTGGGACTGGCCACCGTGTATGGAATTGCAAAGCAGTGCGGCGGGCACGTGTCCGTTTACAGTGAGCCGGATCGCGGGGCGACCTTCAAAGTGTTTTTCCCTCGCGCGTCGGCGGGGGGCGCGCCGTGCGGGGTGGAGGCGAAACAGAAGCCGGCAGAATCGGCCACGGAAACCATCCTCCTCGTGGAGGACGAACGAATGGTCCGAGATCTCGCGGCGCGATTCCTCACGGCCACCGGCTACACCGTTATCGAGGCGGCCGACGGAATCGAGGCCTTCAGGGCGCTGGAATCGCACAACGGGCCGGTCCATCTCTTGATCACGGACATGGTCATGCCCCGCATGGGCGGCATCGAAGTGGTTCAGCGATTGCGCGAAAAACTTCCGGAGATCCGGGTGCTCTACATGTCTGGCTACACGGAGCGCCGTATGGCCTCGAACGGCAACCGCACCCCAGGTGCCGATTTCATCCAGAAACCTTTCACACTCGACGGCTTGGCGCTGAAGGTCCGAGAAGCTCTTGATGCCCGAACGCGAGCGAATGGCGCAGGTTCCGCCGAGAAGACCCGCGAGCGCGATGGGATGGCGTGCTGA
- a CDS encoding sigma 54-interacting transcriptional regulator has translation MPDKILGRLEILQTLGEGQFGRVHRAFDHVLNKEVAVKEFFRMDLEKADTSFQTEMKVLAHLHHPALLKVYDLLVDDTTGSHFLTEELIAGRDASKVLKEADWEIRWQLFAQLLQGLEYLHQRGIIHLDIKPPNVLVSAPAHEGGIPQARILDFGVADEIGKFDKKGLIAGTFPYMAPEVVRGDHIDGRADLYSLGMMFFEVFKRPSPLPDGPAGEWPGGGEAGGTVAADASDIAPSTEALIQETLNRTAPLRTDFQDDVPESFREVLITLLDPNPRRRFWSANDVIRRLNARVGRRFLLEPGRLRIPDKATAVLSGRAEEFKEVVGWMEQFQKTDATLFLGVIEGRAQSGKSAVLEEVRRWAELADRFVVSLRGPSEGPAELFMRLMHDSDVKDLEPLAPFLKALLPARFGSAEDPPELETRPELLKARVLEKHAEALALLLKKRPVILLVDDVDQKKDLAELLTFLGRVLHEAATASAPPGKMKTFLLMTASASEGLMVDPKPSHTLTLKNWSKPTALAVLNTLLAVEHVPEKLLQKLMEKTEGMPGLLVEYVRLLVNEVLKPGEDIEGQLDALDWRNLDASLDLAAWYQGDVERLDNQERSILRWLSLTSLELAAEDLELLDPPLVGQAAAAIRKLQDLGWVRQGPSGYQLSSELRREASYREIPPADEFRMRLLLGEKWEDLSLSRFDRQGESEGVGLERAHQFFLGGDSARAFALAKPEIQLMLKLNRPEPVVQFLSSHDIPAQALPEEPRRQYRKFLAQAFLQTANFPGATEGYGELLSESQEPRERAELAVALARAHRYGGQLKEAAETIRQARAQMDETSPFVPNLDSLLADILVEHARYDEAAGIAQPYLTGGRPCHVEEALAFRHAVAKVHFYHGRIEEAIELSKLNVTESQRSGRPSRHALALNMLGAAYLKQGNIAEATPLFHSCSAISAEIGDLRTMALACVNLGMCYHETGDLEASIKYHEKAAAMFRRISDRSYEARLLYNLGQLRREAGDFEAAEDVLADATRLTQELHMAHIQAKIRLERSDCFRARGLFARAAEECASAETIFRDLNIPAEILAARLKRIEITIDAGEPGAESAASTELAECEKDPLLHESPILDIKALYVKGRLVSKRSPAQARKLLEQAMTKLEAMPGPDPELKQRISDAFRHATPGSESPAEEHRPIEPMKEEREMPERTQTLPVASAPPPRDYPATVVAATPAASDLPRPAAPLRRRSDIESLSLLEVVRKINSPLDVQDVLVEIVDSLVGFMDAERGFLLLVEEDKLAVRVARSKEKKDVRDPAESFSLSIAQESLDQAKPIITLDAAKDPRFKEAASVGQLQLKSAVSVPLFMKGEALGAIYLDTRLKTGRFTEQDVPMLSALAELAALAIFRAQLIAQNVRDQRELRRSLKETKETKQKVDQLNTELENSNRKLQETVQHQEEELTSAQRRLQDLVHDEQPKYKYERIVGNSPGMRQVLLQLDRAVEMRVPVLLVGKSGTGKELMARAIHYNSPSKDQPFVAVNCTAIPQELVESELFGHVRGAFTGADRDKPGLFETAEGGALFLDEIGDVPLAIQAKLLRVLQESTVRRVGGNTEKKVDVRVIAATNVDLKDLVAQKKFREDLYYRLRVFRISIPPLRERREDIQGLTEYFLKEIARQYRVPAKTLSKAALRLLVGYDWPGNVRELENTLRSAFVLSKNREIQVEDLRQMEELFGEGGPAPVREGLGLREALLEFQKNRIENALRRHDGSVTEAAKELQVDRSQLSHWIRKFKLADKSN, from the coding sequence GTGCCCGACAAAATCCTGGGAAGGCTTGAAATCCTCCAGACTCTGGGTGAGGGCCAGTTCGGCCGCGTTCACAGGGCGTTCGATCACGTACTGAACAAGGAAGTCGCCGTGAAGGAGTTCTTCAGAATGGACCTGGAGAAGGCCGACACCTCCTTCCAAACAGAGATGAAGGTTCTCGCCCACCTCCACCATCCCGCCCTGCTCAAGGTGTACGACCTGCTGGTGGACGATACGACCGGTTCGCACTTCCTCACGGAAGAACTGATCGCCGGGCGAGATGCGTCGAAGGTTCTCAAGGAGGCCGATTGGGAAATTCGATGGCAGCTCTTCGCCCAGCTCCTCCAGGGTCTCGAATACCTTCATCAGCGCGGAATCATTCATCTCGATATCAAGCCGCCCAACGTGCTCGTCAGTGCCCCCGCGCACGAAGGAGGCATTCCCCAGGCCCGAATCCTCGACTTCGGGGTCGCCGACGAAATCGGAAAGTTCGACAAGAAGGGACTGATCGCCGGGACGTTTCCGTACATGGCGCCCGAAGTGGTCCGCGGTGATCACATCGACGGGCGGGCCGATCTCTACTCACTCGGCATGATGTTCTTCGAAGTCTTCAAAAGGCCTTCTCCTTTGCCCGATGGCCCGGCCGGCGAATGGCCCGGCGGCGGCGAAGCGGGAGGGACGGTGGCCGCGGACGCGAGCGATATCGCCCCAAGCACGGAAGCTCTCATTCAGGAGACGCTTAACCGAACCGCACCGCTTCGGACGGATTTCCAAGACGACGTACCCGAAAGCTTTCGAGAAGTCCTGATCACCCTACTCGATCCCAACCCGCGGCGCCGGTTCTGGTCCGCCAACGATGTCATCCGCCGCCTTAACGCGCGGGTGGGACGCCGCTTCCTCCTCGAACCGGGACGTCTCCGCATTCCGGACAAGGCCACGGCCGTGCTCTCCGGACGAGCGGAGGAATTCAAGGAGGTCGTCGGTTGGATGGAGCAGTTCCAGAAGACGGACGCCACACTATTCTTGGGGGTCATCGAGGGCCGCGCTCAGAGCGGCAAGTCGGCCGTCCTCGAGGAGGTTCGTCGCTGGGCGGAACTCGCCGATCGATTCGTCGTAAGCCTTCGCGGACCCTCCGAGGGACCTGCCGAACTTTTCATGAGACTGATGCACGATTCGGACGTCAAGGACCTCGAACCTCTTGCCCCATTCCTCAAGGCCCTTCTCCCGGCCCGTTTCGGGAGCGCGGAAGATCCTCCGGAACTGGAAACCCGCCCCGAGCTCCTCAAAGCGAGGGTATTGGAGAAGCATGCCGAGGCTCTCGCTCTGCTCCTGAAGAAACGACCGGTCATTCTGCTCGTGGACGACGTGGATCAGAAGAAGGATCTGGCGGAACTTCTGACGTTCCTCGGACGGGTGCTCCACGAGGCCGCAACCGCATCGGCACCCCCGGGCAAGATGAAAACGTTCCTTCTGATGACCGCTTCCGCCTCCGAGGGTTTGATGGTCGATCCGAAGCCTTCGCACACCCTGACGCTGAAAAACTGGTCGAAGCCTACGGCATTGGCGGTGCTGAACACTCTCCTGGCGGTTGAGCATGTGCCGGAAAAGCTCCTTCAGAAATTAATGGAGAAGACCGAGGGAATGCCCGGGCTCCTCGTGGAATACGTCCGGCTCCTCGTGAATGAGGTCCTGAAGCCGGGGGAAGACATCGAGGGCCAGCTCGATGCCCTCGATTGGCGGAATCTCGACGCCAGCCTCGACCTGGCGGCGTGGTATCAGGGAGACGTCGAACGACTCGACAACCAGGAAAGATCGATCCTCCGCTGGCTGAGTCTCACTTCATTGGAATTGGCCGCCGAAGACCTTGAACTTCTGGATCCTCCCCTCGTGGGACAGGCCGCAGCCGCCATTCGGAAGCTCCAGGATCTTGGCTGGGTCCGGCAGGGACCCAGCGGCTACCAACTTTCGAGCGAACTGAGACGGGAGGCCTCGTATCGGGAGATTCCACCCGCCGACGAATTTCGAATGCGTCTCCTCCTTGGAGAGAAATGGGAGGACCTCTCGTTGTCCCGGTTCGACAGACAGGGCGAGTCGGAGGGCGTCGGGCTCGAACGGGCGCACCAGTTCTTCCTGGGCGGCGACTCCGCCCGGGCCTTCGCTCTCGCCAAGCCCGAGATCCAACTCATGCTCAAGCTCAACCGGCCCGAACCCGTCGTGCAATTCCTGAGTTCACACGACATCCCAGCCCAGGCGTTGCCGGAAGAACCCCGCCGCCAGTATCGGAAATTCCTCGCGCAGGCCTTCCTGCAAACCGCGAACTTCCCGGGAGCCACCGAAGGGTACGGCGAGCTGCTTTCCGAGTCGCAGGAGCCGAGGGAGCGGGCGGAGCTGGCCGTCGCCTTGGCGCGGGCTCACCGGTACGGCGGACAGCTTAAGGAAGCGGCGGAGACGATCCGCCAGGCGCGGGCGCAGATGGATGAGACTTCCCCCTTTGTACCCAACCTGGACTCTCTGCTGGCTGACATCCTCGTGGAGCACGCCCGTTATGACGAGGCGGCCGGTATTGCCCAGCCGTACCTCACGGGCGGGCGCCCCTGTCACGTCGAGGAAGCCCTCGCCTTCCGACATGCCGTGGCCAAGGTCCATTTCTATCATGGCCGCATAGAGGAGGCGATCGAACTCTCGAAGCTGAACGTGACGGAAAGTCAGCGTTCGGGACGGCCCAGCCGGCATGCCCTCGCCCTCAACATGCTGGGCGCGGCCTATCTCAAACAGGGAAACATCGCCGAGGCCACGCCTCTCTTCCACTCCTGCTCCGCCATTAGCGCCGAAATCGGCGATCTCCGAACGATGGCGCTGGCGTGCGTCAACCTCGGGATGTGCTACCACGAAACCGGCGATCTCGAAGCGTCGATCAAGTACCACGAGAAGGCCGCCGCGATGTTCCGACGGATTTCCGACCGGTCCTACGAGGCCCGGCTCCTGTACAACCTGGGTCAACTCCGGCGGGAGGCCGGCGATTTTGAGGCCGCGGAAGACGTGCTGGCGGATGCCACGCGGCTGACCCAGGAGCTCCACATGGCCCACATCCAGGCCAAAATCCGGCTGGAGAGATCGGATTGTTTCCGCGCCCGCGGCCTGTTCGCTCGGGCCGCCGAGGAATGCGCGTCGGCCGAAACGATCTTCCGGGATCTCAATATCCCGGCGGAAATTCTGGCCGCGCGACTCAAGCGCATCGAGATCACGATCGATGCCGGGGAACCGGGCGCGGAATCCGCCGCGTCAACCGAGTTGGCTGAATGCGAGAAGGACCCTCTCCTGCACGAGTCGCCGATCCTCGACATCAAGGCGCTCTACGTCAAGGGACGCCTGGTTTCCAAAAGAAGCCCCGCCCAGGCCCGCAAACTTCTCGAACAAGCCATGACCAAGTTGGAGGCCATGCCCGGACCGGACCCAGAGCTCAAGCAGCGGATCAGCGATGCGTTCCGCCACGCCACGCCGGGATCGGAATCTCCCGCGGAGGAACATCGGCCGATCGAACCCATGAAGGAGGAACGCGAAATGCCCGAGAGGACACAAACACTGCCGGTCGCATCCGCTCCGCCCCCACGCGACTACCCGGCGACCGTCGTTGCAGCCACCCCTGCCGCATCCGATCTCCCGCGCCCGGCCGCCCCGCTCCGGCGGCGAAGCGATATCGAAAGCTTGTCGCTGCTGGAGGTCGTGCGGAAGATCAATTCGCCGCTGGATGTGCAAGACGTCCTCGTTGAGATCGTCGATTCCCTCGTCGGCTTCATGGATGCGGAACGGGGATTTCTGCTCCTCGTGGAGGAAGACAAGCTTGCTGTGCGGGTCGCCCGGTCGAAGGAGAAGAAAGACGTTCGCGATCCGGCCGAAAGTTTCAGCCTCAGCATCGCGCAGGAATCTTTGGATCAGGCCAAGCCCATTATCACCCTCGATGCGGCCAAAGACCCACGCTTCAAGGAAGCCGCCAGCGTCGGTCAGCTCCAGCTCAAGTCGGCGGTCTCGGTGCCCCTCTTCATGAAAGGCGAGGCGCTTGGAGCGATTTATCTCGACACTCGGCTCAAGACCGGCCGGTTCACGGAGCAGGACGTGCCGATGCTCTCCGCCCTTGCGGAGCTGGCCGCCCTGGCGATCTTCCGCGCCCAGCTCATTGCTCAGAACGTGCGCGACCAGCGCGAACTCCGCCGAAGTTTGAAAGAGACCAAGGAGACGAAGCAAAAAGTCGATCAGTTGAATACTGAGTTGGAGAATTCGAACAGGAAGCTTCAGGAGACGGTCCAGCACCAGGAGGAGGAACTGACCAGCGCCCAACGCCGTCTCCAGGACCTCGTTCACGATGAACAGCCAAAATACAAGTACGAGCGCATCGTGGGGAACAGTCCGGGCATGCGGCAGGTTCTGCTTCAGCTCGACCGGGCCGTGGAGATGCGCGTTCCCGTGCTCCTCGTCGGAAAGAGCGGCACAGGGAAGGAACTCATGGCCCGCGCCATCCATTACAATTCGCCGTCGAAGGACCAGCCTTTCGTGGCGGTCAATTGCACGGCGATTCCGCAGGAGCTTGTGGAATCCGAACTCTTCGGCCACGTCCGGGGCGCCTTTACGGGAGCCGACCGCGACAAGCCGGGGTTGTTCGAAACGGCTGAGGGCGGCGCCCTGTTTCTGGATGAGATCGGCGATGTCCCTCTCGCGATTCAGGCAAAACTCTTGCGTGTGCTCCAAGAAAGCACAGTCAGACGGGTCGGTGGCAACACCGAGAAGAAGGTGGATGTGCGCGTCATCGCCGCCACGAATGTCGACCTCAAAGATCTGGTCGCTCAGAAGAAGTTCCGCGAGGATTTGTACTACCGACTCCGAGTGTTCCGCATCAGCATCCCTCCGCTGCGCGAAAGGCGGGAGGACATTCAGGGCCTCACCGAATATTTCTTGAAGGAAATCGCCCGCCAGTACCGCGTGCCGGCCAAAACGCTGTCGAAAGCGGCGCTGCGCTTGCTGGTCGGTTACGACTGGCCGGGGAATGTTCGAGAATTGGAGAACACACTGCGAAGCGCCTTCGTCCTGAGCAAGAACAGGGAGATACAGGTCGAGGATCTTCGCCAGATGGAGGAGCTTTTCGGCGAGGGAGGCCCGGCGCCCGTTCGGGAAGGGCTCGGCCTTCGCGAAGCCCTCCTCGAATTTCAGAAGAACAGGATTGAGAATGCGCTTCGGCGACACGATGGAAGCGTCACCGAGGCCGCCAAGGAACTCCAGGTCGACCGCTCCCAGCTCTCCCACTGGATCCGCAAGTTCAAACTGGCTGACAAAAGCAACTAG